The DNA region AATATTTTTATAGCCTCCGCAGTTTGATGGGAGATAACCATTTGAACAGTTGGGGCAATGATCCCGCCGGTATCACAGGTCATCCCCTGCAACGGAATCGTTCTCAGCAAACAGTTCAGGCAAGGTGTTTTCCCAGGAAGAATCACAAAACTCATCCCGAAGCTTCCAACACAAGCCCCATATATCCAAGGAATATTGTATTTTTGCGAAACATCATTGATCGCCATACGTGTTTCGAAATTATCTGTTGCATCAATAATTAAGTCAACGCCGCCAACCAACTCTTCTAAAAGGAGCGGTGTGGCATCACCAATTATCGCAGCAATTTCGACCTCTGAGTTAATCGCTTTTAAGCGTTTTTCTGCCGCCGCAGCCTTTGGAAGCTTCTCAGCTACATCCTCTTCGGTATAAAGCTGTTGACGCTGCAGATTACTAGCTTCCACATAATCTCGATCAATGATGGTGATTTTCCCAACACCAGCCCTGGTGAGAATTTCAGCATTTCCGGAGCCAAGGGCTCCTGCACCAATCATTAACACATGTTTTGCACTAATTTTTTCTTGCCCTGCTTTTCCGATCCCTGGAAAGAGGACTTGCCGTGAATATCGTTCGCTCATCTTGTTGTTCCCCTTTCCAAAAATCAAAGTCCGCAAGTATTTCTGGTTATCCGAGAGTATATCAGCCGCCGCTTACTGGCGGGATAAAAGCAATCTCGTCGCCTTCCCCAATAACTTCATCATCCTGGGCAAATTCTTCGTTGACGGCTGTCATTACCGTGTCTAATTTTGGCAGGTCGTACTTTGACGCCAACTCTTCCTTCAAATCAGCGACAGTTTTTCCAGCAGCATCAAGTTTAAGAAACTCTTCACCGACAGCATCACGCAAATGAGCAAAAAAGAGAACCTTATTCATTTAAATCACTCTCCTCTGGTTTTCCAGTAGGATAGGCAACGGTTTCAAGCTGATTGCCCATCCACTCTTCGCCATCTTCCCAATGCTCTTTTTTCCAGATTGGGACAATTTCCTTAATTCGTTCAATTGCATAGCGATTTGCCTCATATGAATCGGCACGATGGGGCGTAGAGACGGCAATGACAACTGCAATATCAGTTATATCTAAACGACCAACACGGTGCGTAATCGCGACGCGGGAGCCTTCCCAGCGCTCTTCGATTTCCTTGCCGATTTGTTCAAGTTTCTTCACAGCCATTGCTTCATATGCTTCATAAATTAAGAAAAGCGTCTTTTTTCCCTTGGTTAATTCCCGGACGGTTCCAATAAACGTAGTGATTGCGCCAGCTTCACGCTGGACCACTTTATCAATAACCTCTTGTGTGTTGATTGGTTCTTTTGAAATCTGGAAGTTCATCTATTAGCACCTCTTAACTCAAGCTTTTTGGTTTTGCATTTTCGACAACAACGTAGCCGCCAATCTTTTCAACCTGCTGTTTAAAAATATCCGATTGAATAATTCCGATTAACAGCTGGCCGCTTTCGCTTTCAAAAAAGCTTTTTGTCATAACCAAATCATATTCTTCATCAGCAACCGGAATAAAGTCTAAATCCATGGCTTTTGCTGCGGGATAGATTCCTAATCCCGCGCCCTTAGCATCTCCCTTTACTTCCGCTGCTACCGCTAAATGCGAAAACATTTCGCGTTCATAACCGACGATTTCTTCAGGTGCAAGACCCGCTTCTGTAAGCAGCAAATCCAAGAGAATCCTCGTCCCTGCCCCTTTTTGTCGGTTAACATAGTTTGCCTGCTTTTTTGCCACGTCATCAATCGTTTCAATAGCAAGCGGATTTCCTTTTGGCAAAATCCAGCCTTGCATTCTTTTTAAAAATGGATAAAGAACAATGTCTTGCCCTGCTAATAATTTCTTTACATAGGAAATATTATATTGCTTTGTATTTGGGTCAAGCAAATGAATGCCCGCTACATGGGCCTCACCTTTGCGAATCGCCATGATCCCGGCCATACTGCCAACATGTGCAGAGACAATTTTCATGTCTGTTCGCACTCGTTTCAACTGTGACGATAAAAGATCGATCGTTAAATCGTGGCTGCCGCAAAACATAATCGCATTTTTTATTTCTTCAAGCGGACGCAACAACTCTACTTCGACGTGGTCCCCTTGTTCATAGCCGATTACGTTTGCGGGTACAACTAGGAGGCCATCTGCTCTGACATAGGACATTGTCACTCCAGCAGCCCTAGTCAGCGGATTGGCAACAAATTGTCCATTCACATAGCCAATATTCATTCGGACAAAGTCCTCTGCACCCATACCTGAGACAATACGGCGCCCAAGCTTAACTGTTACCGTTTGTCTTTTTGGTTCAGGAATTTGTAAATACTTGCACAACAATGGGCGAACAAACCATTCTAATGCCAAATAAGCGGAAACTGGATACCCTGGCACACCAACAACAATTTTGCCGTTAATTTTTCCTAAAATAACAGGTTTACCTGGCCGTGCGGCAACACCATGTGTGAAAACCGTTCCGATTTCAGCAATAATATGAACGGTATAATCCTTCGAACCTGCCGAAGAGCCAGCATTGATAACAATAATATCAGACGTTTCAGCTGCTTCCAAGAGTGCTGCTTTAATCCGTTCCGGCTCATCTTTCACAATACTATGTAACTTCGGCTCTGCGCCCCATTCCTTAACGAAACCCGCAAAAACCGTCCCGTTAAATTCTATAATTTTTCCGGCAGTTAGGGATGAATCCGCATCAACTAGCTCGTTTCCAGTAGGGATGATCGTAACTACCGGCTTTTTCACAACCGGAAGTTCGAGCTGCTGGGAGGATAATAGTACACCTAAATCTGCAGGTCTAAGAATATGCCCTTGCGGAAAAAGCATTTCCTCCTGAACCACATCTTCACCAATCGGGCGAATATGCTGCCATGGTGTCGCAGGTTCGATAATTTCAATCGTATCTGCATCAAGAATGTCGACATTTTCAATCATGATTACCGCATTGAACGGAGCAGGAATCGCATTTCCCGTATCTACATATGAAAACTCTTTACCCTGTTTGAGTTGAAGAGGATTTTGCTCGTGTGCATTGTACGTACTTTCAGCGATAACGGCAATTCCATCCATTGCCGAAGCGTGATAATGAGGTGTTGAATTCTGCGCAAATATCGGCTCGGCTGTAACACGGCCTAAGGCAGCACTTGTTGGAATCCTTTCAATTTCAAGGGGCAGCTGAAACGCTTCGAGAATCTCTCGCTTCGCTTCCGATCGGGGTTTGTCCTCTAAATAAATTTTACGTTTATAGCGAATGTGTTCCATTTGTTTATTTTCCCCCTTATCGTGTTGCAATCACAGGCACATACTCACCCTGTGAAATACCCTCTTTTTCTGAAGTAATCTCGACTATTCCATCACTTTTTACAAGTGTCGTAATCAGTCCGGATTTTCCAATAATCGGCTCTGCCCACCATTCGCCTTCTTTTTCAAATAGGCGTACACGGATGTAATCTGAACGGCCAGGTGCCGAAGGGATGTTTTTCGTCATCCGGGCAAAAACTCGGTCTAGTTTTTTTTCTGCCTTCTTACCTTTAAGTTTCTCCAATACTTTCTCGCCAAATAGTTTAAAAATAATCATTGCCGATGCTGGATGCCCTGGTAATCCAATTACGGGTTTTCCATTTGCCATGGCAAGGATGGTTGGCTTCCCAGGCTTAATAGAAATGCCGTGGACGAATACTCCCGGTGTTCCTAAAGAATCAATTACTTCGATGGTATAGTCCTTGGCACCGACCGAACTTCCTCCAGAGAGGATTAAACAATCAACTTGGTCGTAAAGTTCCTTTGCCCGCTGTTGGAATTCCTGGAAGTCATCCTTAACTATACCGCCATAGATCACTTCTATATCCCATTCAGCCGCTAAACCAGCAATCGTTAAATAGTTGATATCACGAATTTGTCCTACTAAAAGATTCTCTGTTTGATAGGGTACAATTTCATCCCCGGAGGAAAGATATCCTGCCTTAAGTTTACGAAAAACAGTTACCTCACTAACGCCTAACGAAGCGAGGGCACCTAATTCTTGTGGGCGTAACATGGTTCCTTCGTTCAGAAGAACCTCGCCGCTGCGGATATCCTCTCCTGTACGAATGACATTCTCATTAGGAGCAATTTGCTTATATACATTAAGTAAACCATCGATGTCTTCACAATGCTCAATCATGATAACACTATCACTGCCTGCTGGAAGCATGCCCCCAGTTGGAACATATACGGCTTCTCCAAGCCCAACCTGGTAAGCTGAGGCTTCACCCATTTTCACTTCACCGATTACATTTAAAAAACCCGGCATCGATTCAGAGGAACCATAAGTATCTCTCGCTCGTACAGCATAGCCATCAACGGTTGAACGGTCAAAACCCGGGACATTTTCCTTGGCGGTGACAGGCACCGCTAAAATATAGTGAAGGGCATTTTCCAGTGATCGTACCTCGGTCTCTTTAATTGCTGCGACCTGTTCTTCTATTAAGTCGAAGGTTTCTTCGACTGTTTTTACTTTGAAAAATTGCATTGTGCCTTACTACCTCCCTTGCTGATTTGCCTCGAACCACCTTTTTGCCTCTTCATATTCATGCGGATAATTCATGTTGAAAAAGACACGCTCGATGTCGCCGTTACTGTAAGCTTGTAATTCCTTTTCAGATAGAGATAGGACGTTTAAGTGGTCAAGCAAATGTTTGATAGGAAGACGTCCATTCTCAATACATTCTTCTATTTTCTTTACCGTACTCTTTTGAAAAACGGCACATAAGGTTTGTATTTTTCCATTAATTACGGGTACTACTGCATCATAATGGTTAATATTGTTCACTAGGGTTTCTGCAAGCGCTCCAGTAACAAACGGCATATCACAGGCAACGATGAAATTTACATCATAGGAAGAAGCTGTTAATCCAGCATGAAAGCCGGCAAGCGGTCCTTTATTTGGATAATGATCTGCTACCAATTTCACTCCCAAAAATTGATAGTGTTCGGGTTCGTTGGTTACCAGAATTATATCATCAAAATGTACCTTAAGTGTTTCTATCAGGCGTTCAATATTGGTTTTCTCATTTATTTTTAAGAGAGCCTTGTTTGTACCCATCCTGCTCGATTTTCCACCTGATAAAATAATAGCCGCAGCCTTCATGAATCATGCACCTTCTTAATTTGTAAGTTTTTTCTCCCCAACGGCTTGATAGCCATTTTCCTGGGCGATGAAATCTAGATGTATTGTATTTAAATCTAGCATAGCAGAAGATGGTTTGCTGAGGTATTGTCTTGTATCTATTACTTTAATATATCCTTTACATTCTTCGCAAACCTGAATTTGTGAAGCAGCATCGCCTTCGATTGTTAAAAACTGAATGGTCTTGTGATCGTCATTCCCACAGTGGGCACATTCTAGGCGTTTCGCATCCCAATGAACTAGACAGCGCGGGCATTGCATCACCTTTTGTCCTTCCCCTTCAAGAACGGCAAGTCGTGCTGGTTCACCGCAAACTGGGCATCCTGCACCTGGGACAGCACGCTGAATTCCTTCTTGTACAGCTTCAGCAGTTAGCTGCAAATAGGGACGAAGTGCAGATTCTGCGAGGAATTGTGGAATCCAATCTTCCAGTCCGTTTTCCTCGGCAAAGTTGCCAAAATAAAACTGGTTGAAGGAAAATGCTTCATCAATCCAACGGATAGCTACTTCTTCATTAAGCAGATTACTGATTCCTGCCAGTTTCGGTTCAAGTTCGGGATTATTCTCGATTAATAAGGATTTTATTTCCTCTATCCACTGTAGGAATAGTGAAATATCAAAATCAATAGCCGTTAATGCTGCAGCAGGCACTCCTGCTGACATAGCAGCTTTATCAAGGTTTGGTGTAATAGATTCTGGATTAATGCTCTGTTTCCACTTTTCTTGCAGCTTTAATATGTCTTTGTGCAAATTTTGATATTCCTTTGAAACTACTGACTTTTTCATCGCTGTTACACCTCTTTAACTTTATTTAGCAGAAAAGCTGTCCTATTACAGACAGCCTTTCTACTTATTAGATTACCCTATAGGCTGAATCATGCGCCTTTTTTCTTGTTTTTGCCTTTACCATGGCCTTTTGGATCATCTAGGTCAGGGAAGTTGCCTTTTGCTACTTCTTCATCATACCAGTCAGGATAGTGCTCTTTTGCCCACCAAGCTGGTACTTCCCCTGTAATAACGCCTGAATAACCAGGGCGAGAGTTTTTGTGAACTACACTAAGGTAGACATGGCCAACTACTACTGCAATCGCAAGACCAAAGCCTACGTTATGAAGGAAGTATCCCCACTGAACGACTGCCCTAGGGAAGAATTCAGGGAACCACATTGGGAATCCAGAGCCAATAATCAATAACGCTGTAACAATTTGGATGATTGAGTTGATTTTCTCACCTGCGTTAAAGAATGATTGTCTAATATGTTTGAATTTGAATCCGAACAGTTCTTTAACAAATTCAGTAAAGAAACCAATATCCCTCTTTTTCCACGTAACAAGCTCTTTCATCCAAAGCTTAAAGCCCTTGAAGTCCCAAATTACCCAGATGAACGTTGGCGTAATAAACGCTACTGCGAAAATCCGATGAAGTAAACGTGCACCTTCAGGTCCGCCTAGTACCGGATATAACCAATTAAAGAAATCGGTGTACATTGGTAATGCTGTGATATAAAGGGCAAAGAAGGATATGGCGTTAACACCATGTGCCCAAACAAAGGCTTTAGAAAAACGTCTTACTTTTACTGTAGGCTTCTGCTGATTACTCATGGCTTTCACCTCCGTCTTCGTCTTTTCCTTTATTTTTTTTACTGATAATATTGTTAGTAATAAATGCTCCGACAACTGCCATTGTTGTGGCACCAATCATCATCTTACCTAGTGGCTGTGCATAATCCTTCCAAAGGACAGCTGATGTTGGAACAACTGGGTTTTCAGGCAATCCGTAGACAGATGGCTTTTCTGCTAATACATAAATCGTGTGCGTACCGCCAACTCCCTGTGGGTTATAAACCATGGCATTAGGGTAACGTCCTTTAATTTCTTTGACACGTTGTTCTGCCTTTTGGATCATTGCCTTTTGATCGCCAAACTCCATTGCACCTGTATGACAAGTTGTAACGCAAGCTGGCTGTAGGCCTTCCTCAATACGGTCCGTACATTGTGTACATTTATGTGCTTTTCTGTATTCCTTACCGTTTTTATCCTTATATTCTTTAAGAGAAATAACTTCAAACGGACAGTTTTGCGTACAATACCCACAACCTACACAGGCATCTTGATCAATGACAACGGTGCCGAACTTTGTGTAGCTGATTGCATTTTCCGGACAAACCTTTTCACAGGCTGCATCCGTACAATGGAAACAGGTAGAGTGACGGAAAAGGTAGTCAAGATTTCCTTTTGAATCTTCATGCTCGATATATTGTAAAACGTTCCAAGTATCGGCAGTTGTCTTGGTATGTGACTGGGCACTTCCTAAGAAATCCTGCGGTTCAGCTGGAAGGTCATTCCAGTTTTTACAAGCTACCATACAGGCACGGCAGCCGTCACACTTGGTAACATCGACATATTTCACATATTCAGTAGCCATTAGTCAGCCCTCCTTACGTCACATAGGAATGCCTTATACTCAGGTATGGTTGTATTTGCATCCCCGATATGAGGTGTCAGGCGATTTGCTGTATCCCCAGTTGCGATTCCCTTGTATCCAAAATGCCATGGCATTCCGATTTGATGAACCTTCTTACCGTTTATAGTATAAGGTTTAAAACGTTTAGTCACCATGGCGAAGGCTTTTACCTCTCCGCGTGCAGAGCTTACAAGAATTTTGTCTTTGTTCTTAATGCCTTTTTCTTTTGCTAATTCTTCACTTATTTCCACATACATATGTGGTACAAGCTCTGATAGCCATGGCTGATTACGGGTCATTGAACCTGATTGCCAATGCTCACTAACGCGGTAAGTTGTAGCAACAATCGGGAAGTCCGCTTTGAATCCACGTTTATTGAAGTCTCCTTCAATTACAACAGCCGCTGGATTCATTTCTTGGCTTGAAAAAGGATTTGCTACCGGGCTTTCAAATGGTTCATAGTGTTCAGGGAACGGACCGTCATTTAATGTTGGTGCGTACAGTAAGCCTACTCCATCCTTGTTCATGATAAACGGATCGGTTCCTGTTGGATCTGTTGGAGCTTTTGTTGGAACAAAGTCAGGTACGTCATGTCCAACCCATTTCTTTTGAACATCATCCCACCAGATAACTGCTTTATCCTTGCTCCATGGCTTACCGCTTGGATCTGCTGATGCACGGTTGTAGATAATTCGGCGGTTTGCTGGCCATGCAAATGCCCAATTCAGGTAATTACTCATGCCTGTATCTTTGTTGTCACGGTTTTTCGCACGATTTTTTCCTTCTTCAGGATAGAAACCAGAATAGATCCAGTTACCCGAGCAGGTTGACCCGTCATCTTTAAGAGCACCAAAGCCGGCAACCTGTTTACCAGTATTTACATCATAGCCGTTGATTTCCTTACAAACTAAATCAATATCCGGATGATGTCCTTCACCGTAATTCCAGTAAAGAGCATTGATTGTTTTTGAAGCAGGACTTGCTTCATTTTTATAAAGTGCTTTAATTCTTGTCGCAAGCTCATGGATAATTTCTAAGTCTGCTTTTGACTCACCTAATGGCTTAATTGCCTGCCAACGGTACTGCATCCAACGGCCGCTGTTAGATATGCTTCCTTCTTTTTCATAAGAAGAACATGCAGGAAGGAAGAATACTTCTGTATTAATCTTAGATGGGTCGCTGCCAGCTTCTTTTTGCCAGAAGGCTGATGATTCAGTTTCCCAAAGATCAACTGCTACTAACCACTTAAGGTTTCCAAGAGCTTCTTTTTCTTTTCCAGCGTTCGGTCCGCCGACAACTGGGTTGGTACCAAATAGGAACGCTCCTTCTAGCTCGCCTTTATACATCGCATTAAACAAGTTAATGTGTGAGTAGTTTTTATTACCTTTTGGCAGATTTTGATAGCCAAATTCATTATCCTTTGTTGCATTCGGACCATACCAAGCTTTTAAAAGACTGGCAACGAATTTTGGTTTATTACTTTGATAGCCTGTTTTCGGTGTTTCCTTTGCATTATAGCCCTCAAGTGTGGCATGCTCTGGAATTGCTTTTGGTGTTGCCAGGTAACCTGGGATTGTATCATACAATAGTGCAAAGTCGGTTGAACCTTGAACATTGGATTCACCGCGCATTGCATTAATTCCTCCGCCTGGAAGGCCGATATTTCCAAGAAGCATCTGAATGATGGCGAAAGCGCGAACATTTTGGGTGCCAACAGTATGTTGTGTTGTTCCCATCGCATACAAAATCGTTCCTGATTTACCTACTTGACCTGTTGAACAGAATGTTTCACAAACCTTTAAATAGTCTTCTTTTGATGTCCCTGTTACTGAAGTAACTGCATCAACATTATAACGCGAGTAATGCTTTTTCATTAATTGGAATACGGAACGAGGATGTTCTAATGTTTCATCCTTCACTGGTGTTCCATCTTCATTTGTTTCCCATGCCCATTGTGTTTTATCATAAGCACGTTTTGCTTCGTCATATCCTGAGAATAAACCATCATTAAATTTAAAGCTGTCTTTTACGATAAAGCTTGCGTTTGTATATTTAGCAACATACTCTTTGTGGTAAAGATTATTTTCTAGCGCATAGTTAATCATCCCGCCGACAAACGGAATATCCGTTCCTGAGCGAAGCGGTGCATAAACATCAGACATTGACGAGGTTCTTGTGTAACGTGGATCCACGCTAACAATCTTTCCGCCTTTATCCTTTGCTTTTTGCAGCCATCTAAAGCTTATTGGATGATTTTCAGCAGGGTTTGCGCCCATAATCAATGCACAATCCGTATATTGCAAATCATTCCAATGGTTAGTCATTGCTCCACGTCCAAATGAAGGTGCCAGACCGGCAACCGTAGAACTATGTCATATTCGTGCCTGGTGCTCTAAATAGGTAACACCAAGCCCTCTCATCATTTTCGCCAGCAGATAACACTCTTCATTGTCAAGAGCTGCTCCACCAAGACTGGCAATCGCCTCAGTCTTATTTACAATCAAGCCATCTTCTTTTTCGACAAATGTTTTGTCACGTGTTTCTTTTGTGCGCTTGGCAATGGTTTCATACATCCATTCCCATTCTTTTTCTTCCCATTTACTGCTTCCTGGTGCACGATATAAAGGTTTTTTTACTCGTT from Neobacillus sp. FSL H8-0543 includes:
- a CDS encoding thiazole biosynthesis adenylyltransferase ThiF, whose product is MSERYSRQVLFPGIGKAGQEKISAKHVLMIGAGALGSGNAEILTRAGVGKITIIDRDYVEASNLQRQQLYTEEDVAEKLPKAAAAEKRLKAINSEVEIAAIIGDATPLLLEELVGGVDLIIDATDNFETRMAINDVSQKYNIPWIYGACVGSFGMSFVILPGKTPCLNCLLRTIPLQGMTCDTGGIIAPTVQMVISHQTAEAIKILVEDWDAVRTSFVSFDLWRNQYTSLKMSKAKVAGCLSCGEERTYPYLDHENMMKTSVLCGRDTVQIRPSKQGEISLEKLSGQLTSLGYVVKGNPYLLSVEMGEERMVIFNDGRALIHGTKDITHAKTIYHRILG
- the moaD gene encoding molybdopterin converting factor subunit 1, with amino-acid sequence MNKVLFFAHLRDAVGEEFLKLDAAGKTVADLKEELASKYDLPKLDTVMTAVNEEFAQDDEVIGEGDEIAFIPPVSGG
- a CDS encoding molybdenum cofactor biosynthesis protein MoaE, with the protein product MNFQISKEPINTQEVIDKVVQREAGAITTFIGTVRELTKGKKTLFLIYEAYEAMAVKKLEQIGKEIEERWEGSRVAITHRVGRLDITDIAVVIAVSTPHRADSYEANRYAIERIKEIVPIWKKEHWEDGEEWMGNQLETVAYPTGKPEESDLNE
- a CDS encoding molybdopterin biosynthesis protein, with the translated sequence MEHIRYKRKIYLEDKPRSEAKREILEAFQLPLEIERIPTSAALGRVTAEPIFAQNSTPHYHASAMDGIAVIAESTYNAHEQNPLQLKQGKEFSYVDTGNAIPAPFNAVIMIENVDILDADTIEIIEPATPWQHIRPIGEDVVQEEMLFPQGHILRPADLGVLLSSQQLELPVVKKPVVTIIPTGNELVDADSSLTAGKIIEFNGTVFAGFVKEWGAEPKLHSIVKDEPERIKAALLEAAETSDIIVINAGSSAGSKDYTVHIIAEIGTVFTHGVAARPGKPVILGKINGKIVVGVPGYPVSAYLALEWFVRPLLCKYLQIPEPKRQTVTVKLGRRIVSGMGAEDFVRMNIGYVNGQFVANPLTRAAGVTMSYVRADGLLVVPANVIGYEQGDHVEVELLRPLEEIKNAIMFCGSHDLTIDLLSSQLKRVRTDMKIVSAHVGSMAGIMAIRKGEAHVAGIHLLDPNTKQYNISYVKKLLAGQDIVLYPFLKRMQGWILPKGNPLAIETIDDVAKKQANYVNRQKGAGTRILLDLLLTEAGLAPEEIVGYEREMFSHLAVAAEVKGDAKGAGLGIYPAAKAMDLDFIPVADEEYDLVMTKSFFESESGQLLIGIIQSDIFKQQVEKIGGYVVVENAKPKSLS
- the glp gene encoding gephyrin-like molybdotransferase Glp, which encodes MQFFKVKTVEETFDLIEEQVAAIKETEVRSLENALHYILAVPVTAKENVPGFDRSTVDGYAVRARDTYGSSESMPGFLNVIGEVKMGEASAYQVGLGEAVYVPTGGMLPAGSDSVIMIEHCEDIDGLLNVYKQIAPNENVIRTGEDIRSGEVLLNEGTMLRPQELGALASLGVSEVTVFRKLKAGYLSSGDEIVPYQTENLLVGQIRDINYLTIAGLAAEWDIEVIYGGIVKDDFQEFQQRAKELYDQVDCLILSGGSSVGAKDYTIEVIDSLGTPGVFVHGISIKPGKPTILAMANGKPVIGLPGHPASAMIIFKLFGEKVLEKLKGKKAEKKLDRVFARMTKNIPSAPGRSDYIRVRLFEKEGEWWAEPIIGKSGLITTLVKSDGIVEITSEKEGISQGEYVPVIATR
- a CDS encoding molybdenum cofactor guanylyltransferase; translated protein: MKAAAIILSGGKSSRMGTNKALLKINEKTNIERLIETLKVHFDDIILVTNEPEHYQFLGVKLVADHYPNKGPLAGFHAGLTASSYDVNFIVACDMPFVTGALAETLVNNINHYDAVVPVINGKIQTLCAVFQKSTVKKIEECIENGRLPIKHLLDHLNVLSLSEKELQAYSNGDIERVFFNMNYPHEYEEAKRWFEANQQGR
- a CDS encoding formate dehydrogenase accessory protein FdhE; this encodes MKKSVVSKEYQNLHKDILKLQEKWKQSINPESITPNLDKAAMSAGVPAAALTAIDFDISLFLQWIEEIKSLLIENNPELEPKLAGISNLLNEEVAIRWIDEAFSFNQFYFGNFAEENGLEDWIPQFLAESALRPYLQLTAEAVQEGIQRAVPGAGCPVCGEPARLAVLEGEGQKVMQCPRCLVHWDAKRLECAHCGNDDHKTIQFLTIEGDAASQIQVCEECKGYIKVIDTRQYLSKPSSAMLDLNTIHLDFIAQENGYQAVGEKKLTN
- a CDS encoding cytochrome b/b6 domain-containing protein → MSNQQKPTVKVRRFSKAFVWAHGVNAISFFALYITALPMYTDFFNWLYPVLGGPEGARLLHRIFAVAFITPTFIWVIWDFKGFKLWMKELVTWKKRDIGFFTEFVKELFGFKFKHIRQSFFNAGEKINSIIQIVTALLIIGSGFPMWFPEFFPRAVVQWGYFLHNVGFGLAIAVVVGHVYLSVVHKNSRPGYSGVITGEVPAWWAKEHYPDWYDEEVAKGNFPDLDDPKGHGKGKNKKKGA
- a CDS encoding 4Fe-4S dicluster domain-containing protein → MATEYVKYVDVTKCDGCRACMVACKNWNDLPAEPQDFLGSAQSHTKTTADTWNVLQYIEHEDSKGNLDYLFRHSTCFHCTDAACEKVCPENAISYTKFGTVVIDQDACVGCGYCTQNCPFEVISLKEYKDKNGKEYRKAHKCTQCTDRIEEGLQPACVTTCHTGAMEFGDQKAMIQKAEQRVKEIKGRYPNAMVYNPQGVGGTHTIYVLAEKPSVYGLPENPVVPTSAVLWKDYAQPLGKMMIGATTMAVVGAFITNNIISKKNKGKDEDGGESHE
- the fdnG gene encoding formate dehydrogenase-N subunit alpha — translated: MNLNRRQFLKLSGATAATLAVVELGFNEKKAHASTKEFKIASSTVTPTICCFCGVGCGILVHTKDNEVVYTEGDPDNPINEGKLCSKGTTIRQLYTSEKRVKKPLYRAPGSSKWEEKEWEWMYETIAKRTKETRDKTFVEKEDGLIVNKTEAIASLGGAALDNEECYLLAKMMRGLGVTYLEHQARIUHSSTVAGLAPSFGRGAMTNHWNDLQYTDCALIMGANPAENHPISFRWLQKAKDKGGKIVSVDPRYTRTSSMSDVYAPLRSGTDIPFVGGMINYALENNLYHKEYVAKYTNASFIVKDSFKFNDGLFSGYDEAKRAYDKTQWAWETNEDGTPVKDETLEHPRSVFQLMKKHYSRYNVDAVTSVTGTSKEDYLKVCETFCSTGQVGKSGTILYAMGTTQHTVGTQNVRAFAIIQMLLGNIGLPGGGINAMRGESNVQGSTDFALLYDTIPGYLATPKAIPEHATLEGYNAKETPKTGYQSNKPKFVASLLKAWYGPNATKDNEFGYQNLPKGNKNYSHINLFNAMYKGELEGAFLFGTNPVVGGPNAGKEKEALGNLKWLVAVDLWETESSAFWQKEAGSDPSKINTEVFFLPACSSYEKEGSISNSGRWMQYRWQAIKPLGESKADLEIIHELATRIKALYKNEASPASKTINALYWNYGEGHHPDIDLVCKEINGYDVNTGKQVAGFGALKDDGSTCSGNWIYSGFYPEEGKNRAKNRDNKDTGMSNYLNWAFAWPANRRIIYNRASADPSGKPWSKDKAVIWWDDVQKKWVGHDVPDFVPTKAPTDPTGTDPFIMNKDGVGLLYAPTLNDGPFPEHYEPFESPVANPFSSQEMNPAAVVIEGDFNKRGFKADFPIVATTYRVSEHWQSGSMTRNQPWLSELVPHMYVEISEELAKEKGIKNKDKILVSSARGEVKAFAMVTKRFKPYTINGKKVHQIGMPWHFGYKGIATGDTANRLTPHIGDANTTIPEYKAFLCDVRRAD